The DNA sequence CATCCTATCTTTTCGGAAAAAAAGAAAACCATGGTAAAATTCAGCTATAGAGAACAGAATGGGGGAAGGAAAATCATGGCTAAATATGAACGCCCGGAATACACCGTGCTGCTGTCGGAGGAACCATTCGAATTGCGGGAATACCGCGACTTCTATGTCGTGGAATACGACAATGCCGCTGACCCGGATGTGGACAGCGGGTTCGGCACCTTGTTCCGCTATATTTCGAAAGACAATCAGGCCGACCGAAAAATCAGCATGACCGTACCGGTGATCCAGGAACTGTCGGACGAGCGCACGAAGATGGCGTTCGTTGTCCCGAAGTCGGAATGGGAGGATATTCCGCAGCCCAATAGTCCCTCTTTGAACGTCAAAAAGTTCGCCAGCGGCCTTTTTGCGGTCATCCAGTACGGCGGTTATTCGAATGATCGGAAAGAGCGTGACATGCTGGAGAAGCTGGCGCAGTGGGTGCAGGACAAAAAGTACCAGCCTACTTCGAATTATATGCTGGCGTCCTTCAATGCTCCGTTCGTGCCGCCGATGTTCCGGCATAACGAAATCATGGTGCGGGTCGGAACGGATCAACATGATTCCGATTAAACGCTGGACAATTCGGCGTTCCTCTTGTATCGTTTCGGGAAACATATTTAGCAAAAGGAGATTAGTGCATGAAAAATCTAAAAAGCGTCATGAAGGGCTTGTTCGCGCTTTTGGCGATCATTTTGGCCGTATCGGTCAATGGGGTCGATTCGCTTTTCGATGAACAGACACCTGACTCTTCGATCAGCATCGCCTCCAGCAGCTCACAAGCAATTGAAGAAGGCATCCAAGAAGGTATCCCGCAAAATGAAACGCAGGAATCGGCCGAACTAATAATCAGCGGCGGAGTCACGCAATGGCAGTCCTATTCCACGAAAGACGAAGTGGCGGCCTATATCCACCAGTTCAACGAGCTGCCGCCCAACTATCTGACGAAGGATGAAGCCGAAGCATTGGGCTGGGACAACGCTGAAGGCAACTTGTGGGAAGTGACGGACGGGATGTCCATCGGCGGTGATTCCTTCGGTAACCGCGAAGGTCTGCTTCCGAAGGGATCGGGCAGGACCTATTACGAGGCCGACATTAATTACGACGGCGGCTACCGCGGGGCGGAGCGCATTGTATACTCGAATGACGGACTGATTTTTTATACGGATGATCATTACGAATCGTTCGAACAGCTTTACGGGGAGGGGGAGTGATTGAAGATGGAAATCATCCGTTTGGACGGCAGAAAAATGACCGACCGGAAAGCGACACATGCCTATCTGAAAAGGAAATTGCATCTCCCCGAATATTACGGCAATAATCTTGATGCCTTGTGGGATTGTCTGACGACCGATTTTTCCGGGAAAATGATTATCCTGAATGATCCGCAAACCGTTAAAAGCCAACTCGGTGGCTATGGGGAATCGCTGTTGCGCCTCTTCAGGGAAGCGGCAGCGGCTAATTCTGCTATCCGTTTGATTCTGGCTTATCCGCTCCCAAGTTGATCCAAATCAACGAGCTGGGCAATACCCGATTGTCAACCTAAAAATGAAGCTGCAAGCAAAAAAGACGATTCGCTCAGAATCGTCTTTTTTTTGCGGTTTTCTCAAAATCCGAACGAAAAATTCTTTCATTGATTGTCAACCAGGCGTATAGTTGACTGTATGGGGTAGACAAGTCAATGGGACTCAGACATACTTGCTGCCTTCGCGGATGCTCAGGTTGGACAGGTCCTCTTGATGCGCGGAAAGGAAGATGCGCACCCAATCGGGATTCGTTTTGCTGAAATCACGCAGGCTCCAACCGATGGCTTTGTTGATGAAGAATTCCTTTTGGTTCAGATTATTTTTGATGATCTCTTCCAGTAATGCGGTATCTGTCTTTTCTTTGAAGCCGAGTTGATGATCGATGGCAACGCGACGCAGCCAGATGTCATCCGCCTCGCTCCATTCCAACAGGATCGGCTTGCATTCCGGATAACGCTGGACGATCGATCCGACAACCCCGTCCAAGCCATCTACGGTATCCCACCAAGATTTTGTCTGGATGTACTGCTTCAATTTAGGCAAGTCTTTCGGACCAAGGAAATCCTGGATCGCCAAAAGATAATCGACGCCGGCATACTGAAATTCACGTTCATCCCGCTTGAAGCACTGGTCGACGAAATGGAAGTCGACGATCTTTTCTTTTTTTGCGGTTGCAAGAAATTTTTTATAGGCCGCTTTCCGCGGACCCGTTTGGATACCCAGGAACGGGAATTGATTCCGCATATAGGCCGACATCTGGGGGGCGCGTTCTTCATCGCGCAACGCCAGCAAAGATTCAAAAATGCCATCATACCACATGATGTTAACCTGCCTTTCTGAGGTGGATGCGACTCGTAAGTCACTCATCATGATTACTTTAGAATAGTTTCCAGAAAAGTGCAAACTGGACCCAAAGGAGGATATTATGGAAAAAAACAGGAAATCCAGCTGGATCCGAAAAGTGCTGATTGGCTTGGCTATACTGACAGTGATAGCCGCAGGTGCGTTCTTTTGGTATGTGAATGACTATTACCAAGCAACGGCGGATGCTGTCGAGGCGCTGCAGTCGGATGGGTCGGTCACCATCACCGAAACCGATGACGCGATCACCTTTGTGCCGAATGGGGAAAATCCGGAAGAAGGCATCATCTTTTATCCGGGCGGAAAAGTGGAAGCGGAAGCCTATGCGCCTTTGCTGCGCAGCCTGGCCGAAGCGGACTTGTTGGTGATCGTCGCCAAGATGCCTTTCCATTTGGCGGTCTTTGATGCGGACGCGGCAGAAGCGATCATGGCACAGGAAGAGAGTGTGCAGGATTGGTATCTTGCCGGGCATTCCTTGGGCGGCGTCATGGCCTCCAGTTTTGCGGCCGACCAATCTGATGAAGTCGCCGGGTTGATTTTCTTGGCAGCCTATCCATCAGGAGATCTGACTGCTGCGCCGTTTCCGGTCCTTTCCATCTACGGTTCGGAAGATGAAGTACTGAGCCGTGAAAGCTACGAAGAAGCGCAAGAAAAGCTTCCGGGAGACTATACGGAAATCGAACTGGTCGGCGGCAATCATGCCCAATTTGGGGATTACGGGACGCAGGAGGGCGATGGTACGGCATCCATCACTGCCGAACAGCAGCAACAGCAAGCGGTCGAGGCCATCACAGCTTTCATTGAAAACAACCGCCAGCAATAGTGTAGCTGATAAAATAATACGTGAGATTTGCATGAAGGGAAGAAAATTATGACAGAAATAACGATGGCGAAAATGAGCCAATTATCAGAAACACAAAAAGAGGAAGTCAGAAAAATTTTCGTCACCAGCTACTACAAGGACATGAAGACGCTGCACCGCGATACCGATCGCTTGCTTGGCGGATTCCGCAGGCTGTTGCAGGAGGATTTGATCCGAGTCGCGATGGACGGGGATCGCCCGGTCGCGATGGTGGGGTGTTCGACCAACAAGCGCCGTGCGATGGAAGTGAACAAAGAAGATTTCTTGGCTAATTTCGGATTTATCTGGGGACATGTCGGTTATTTCAGTTTTCGCAAAGAATACGGCGAGCCACTGGACATCGACGATGACACGCTCTATTTTGAATGCGTGGCGACGAATGAGGCAGACCGGCGACAAGGTGTTGCCGGTCAGATGCTGCTCAATCTGATCGAAACGGAACCTTACAAAACCTTTGCCTTGGATGTCGTCGACAGCAACGGGCGGGCACAAAGTGTTTATGAACGGATCGGCTTCCGCGAAGTGCATCGGAAAAAATCCTTGATCGGAAAAATTTTCATGGACTACTCGGAAAGCATCTGGATGAGCCGTCCAAAGCATTTGCCGAATCCATCGGAATGACGGGAAAGCAAAAAATCAGTTAGACAAACAGCGCCAATTTTGATATAGTGATACAGATAGTAACCACATTCATTGATGAAGAAAGTACTTCGAGCAATGTTCACAGCGAGCGGGGAAGGTGGAAGCCCGCAACGGAGTGAAGAAGGAAACGCACTTCAGAGAAAATGACTCGAAAATAAGCGCAGTCCTCTGTTCATCGGACAGATCGGAAAGGTCGTTTGTGAGTAGCGTCATTCGGTTTAGCCCCGTTAGCGGTTCAAAAGGATAAACTAATCAGAGCCCATCTGTATTGCTTTATCGAATTAGAGTGGTACCACGGATGTTCGTCTCTATTTTGCCAGGGCAGAATAGGGGCTTTTTTTATCGTTATCGTGCATTTTCGGCACCTACGAGAAGACAAGTGAGCCATGCATCATGTGGATAGGCAGAGGCGTATAATAAAGGAGCAGAAAAATATGGATTATAAAAAGATTGTTGCTGAAGAGATTCAAAAGCTGGTACCGGAGCATTTAAGCTACGACCAAGTGTACCAATTGCTGGAAGTACCCAAATACACTGAGCACGGGGATGTCGCATTTCCGGCATTCGCACTGGCGAAAGCACTGCGCAAAGCACCGCAAGCCATCGCCGGAGATTTGGCGGCACAGCTGAACCATCCTTACATTGAAAAGGTGGAAGCAGTAGGCCCGTACGTTAACCTGTTCCTTGAAAAAGCAGCCGTAACGAATGCGGTCCTGCATGAAATTGCTGCCGAAGGTCACGCATTCGGAACAGCAGATATCGGTAAAGGCGGCAATGTGCCGATCGATATGTCCTCGCCGAATATCGCGAAACCGATCTCGATGGGCCATTTGCGTTCAACGGTAATCGGAAACTCTTTGGCCAACATCATGAAAAAAGTCGGCTTCAACCCGATCAAAATCAACCACTTGGGCGACTGGGGCACGCAATTCGGCAAGCTGATCGTCGCCTACAAATTGTGGGGCAATGAAGAGAAAGTCAAAGCTGAGCCGATCAATGAATTGTTGACTCTGTACGTCCGTTTCCACACAGAAGCAGAATCTGACGATACGTTGAACGACGAAGCCCGCGCTTGGTTCAAAAAATTGGAAGATGGCGATGAGGAAGCTTTGCATCTTTGGGAATGGTTCCGTTCCGAATCGCTGCAGGAATTCATGAAAATCTACGATATGTTGGGGATCACGTTCGATTCCTTCAACGGCGAAGCTTTCTACAACGACAAGATGGATGAAGTCGTGGAACTGTTGGACAAAGCCGGCATCCTGACCCAGGACCGCGGCGCAACCATCGTTGATCTGGAGAAATACAACTTGAATCCGGCTTTGATCAAGAAATCGGATGGCGCAACGCTGTACATCACCCGCGATTTGGCTGCGGCGATCTACCGCAAACGCAACTATGATTTTGCGATGTCCCTGTATGCAGTCGGCAACGAACAAAGCAACCACTTCAAGCAATTGAAAGCCGTATTGAAAGAGTTGGGCTACGACTGGGCAGAAAACATGCACCATATCCCGTTCGGCCTGATCACGCAAGGCGGCAAAAAACTGTCGACGCGTCAAGGCAAAGTCATCCTGCTTGAGGAAGTCCTGAATGAAGCGACCGAGCTTTCCTTGAAACAGATCAATGAAAAGAATCCGACACTGGAAAATAAAGAAGAAGTCGCCAAAGCAGTCGGCGTCGGTGCTGTCGTTTTCCACGACCTGAAAAATGACCGTCTGAACAATTTCGACTTCGATTTGGAGGAAGTCGTGCAATTCGAAGGCGAAACAGGCCCATACGTACAATACACAAATGCACGCGGCTTGAGCATTTTGCGCAAAGCGGCAGTCGAACTGGACACGACCGAAGCGGCTGACCTTGGTTTGGATGATGCTTACGCATGGGAAGTCGTGAAATTGTTGAACAGCTTCCCCGAAATCATCCAGCAAGCCTACGAAAAATTCGAGCCATCTGTGATCGCGAAATACACGCTCCATTTGGCCCAAGCGTTCAATAAATACTACGGCAACACAAAAGTGCTGGTAGAAGACGACAAACGCAACGCCCGTCTGGCACTTGTCCAGTCCGTAGCCACAGTCCTGCAAGAAGGCCTAAGACTCCTAGGAGTCCAATCCCCAGAAAAAATGTAGAGCGAGATGAAAAGCGTTTAGATACCCGGACGTTGGAGCAAATAACGAAGTGAACCTCTTTTGTTCACTACGTTATTTGCGAAACGGGAGCGGTATCTGCTTTTCAGAACGCGTTTGTGTAGGATGTGATGATTCGCGGGTAGAGTTCGAGCACTAAGAGGACAAACACAAAGCGGACGTTTTTTGTCCGCGTGTGGTTGTCAGCTTAGGCGGAGAACTCTGCGAATCAGAACTCGGCTATGTAGTGTGTGATGAATCTTAAGCTCAGAGTTTGAGCACTAACGAAATTTAGGAACAACCAGCCCGGTTTTGGCTGGATGGGCCTAAATAGCGTTAGGCGGAGAACTCTAGGATTCAGAACCGTTCTAGTAGGATACGATAAAAACCAAAACCGCCTAAAATTATGCATATAGTTTTAGGTTTTTTGATTTTTCATTGAACAAACAAAACAGAAAGAAGGGATAATCTTTGGATATTTACAGGAAGCTCATGGCTGATGAGCGTGTCGTTTACCTTGCGAAAGGAACACTTGTGGGTTTATCAGCCGGCTTTATTGTCAGTCTGTTCAGATTAGGCATTGAATTCATATTGGAGACAGTGATCGAAAGCTATCATTACATGCAAGCACAGCCAATCTGGCTCATCCCTTGGGTGATTTTTTCAGTGGCAGCCGCGCTCATCGTCGGAAAACTTGTCAAAAGTGAACCCAACATCAAGGGCAGCGGCA is a window from the uncultured Trichococcus sp. genome containing:
- a CDS encoding heme-binding protein, which produces MAKYERPEYTVLLSEEPFELREYRDFYVVEYDNAADPDVDSGFGTLFRYISKDNQADRKISMTVPVIQELSDERTKMAFVVPKSEWEDIPQPNSPSLNVKKFASGLFAVIQYGGYSNDRKERDMLEKLAQWVQDKKYQPTSNYMLASFNAPFVPPMFRHNEIMVRVGTDQHDSD
- a CDS encoding ribonuclease domain-containing protein, giving the protein MKNLKSVMKGLFALLAIILAVSVNGVDSLFDEQTPDSSISIASSSSQAIEEGIQEGIPQNETQESAELIISGGVTQWQSYSTKDEVAAYIHQFNELPPNYLTKDEAEALGWDNAEGNLWEVTDGMSIGGDSFGNREGLLPKGSGRTYYEADINYDGGYRGAERIVYSNDGLIFYTDDHYESFEQLYGEGE
- a CDS encoding barstar family protein, whose product is MEIIRLDGRKMTDRKATHAYLKRKLHLPEYYGNNLDALWDCLTTDFSGKMIILNDPQTVKSQLGGYGESLLRLFREAAAANSAIRLILAYPLPS
- a CDS encoding DNA alkylation repair protein, with protein sequence MWYDGIFESLLALRDEERAPQMSAYMRNQFPFLGIQTGPRKAAYKKFLATAKKEKIVDFHFVDQCFKRDEREFQYAGVDYLLAIQDFLGPKDLPKLKQYIQTKSWWDTVDGLDGVVGSIVQRYPECKPILLEWSEADDIWLRRVAIDHQLGFKEKTDTALLEEIIKNNLNQKEFFINKAIGWSLRDFSKTNPDWVRIFLSAHQEDLSNLSIREGSKYV
- a CDS encoding alpha/beta hydrolase, which codes for MEKNRKSSWIRKVLIGLAILTVIAAGAFFWYVNDYYQATADAVEALQSDGSVTITETDDAITFVPNGENPEEGIIFYPGGKVEAEAYAPLLRSLAEADLLVIVAKMPFHLAVFDADAAEAIMAQEESVQDWYLAGHSLGGVMASSFAADQSDEVAGLIFLAAYPSGDLTAAPFPVLSIYGSEDEVLSRESYEEAQEKLPGDYTEIELVGGNHAQFGDYGTQEGDGTASITAEQQQQQAVEAITAFIENNRQQ
- a CDS encoding GNAT family N-acetyltransferase → MTEITMAKMSQLSETQKEEVRKIFVTSYYKDMKTLHRDTDRLLGGFRRLLQEDLIRVAMDGDRPVAMVGCSTNKRRAMEVNKEDFLANFGFIWGHVGYFSFRKEYGEPLDIDDDTLYFECVATNEADRRQGVAGQMLLNLIETEPYKTFALDVVDSNGRAQSVYERIGFREVHRKKSLIGKIFMDYSESIWMSRPKHLPNPSE
- the argS gene encoding arginine--tRNA ligase → MDYKKIVAEEIQKLVPEHLSYDQVYQLLEVPKYTEHGDVAFPAFALAKALRKAPQAIAGDLAAQLNHPYIEKVEAVGPYVNLFLEKAAVTNAVLHEIAAEGHAFGTADIGKGGNVPIDMSSPNIAKPISMGHLRSTVIGNSLANIMKKVGFNPIKINHLGDWGTQFGKLIVAYKLWGNEEKVKAEPINELLTLYVRFHTEAESDDTLNDEARAWFKKLEDGDEEALHLWEWFRSESLQEFMKIYDMLGITFDSFNGEAFYNDKMDEVVELLDKAGILTQDRGATIVDLEKYNLNPALIKKSDGATLYITRDLAAAIYRKRNYDFAMSLYAVGNEQSNHFKQLKAVLKELGYDWAENMHHIPFGLITQGGKKLSTRQGKVILLEEVLNEATELSLKQINEKNPTLENKEEVAKAVGVGAVVFHDLKNDRLNNFDFDLEEVVQFEGETGPYVQYTNARGLSILRKAAVELDTTEAADLGLDDAYAWEVVKLLNSFPEIIQQAYEKFEPSVIAKYTLHLAQAFNKYYGNTKVLVEDDKRNARLALVQSVATVLQEGLRLLGVQSPEKM